The following proteins are co-located in the Apium graveolens cultivar Ventura chromosome 5, ASM990537v1, whole genome shotgun sequence genome:
- the LOC141724544 gene encoding stress-response A/B barrel domain-containing protein UP3-like: MGFSHKSSTSPITNIAVTLKRPHLKLTALRPTKASMICVRSCTRLHFLSPSKLDSFSPISRNFNFNHLRSSSSPSISPIKMSTKSQIIEHIVLLKVKPDTDLSKIASMINGLNSLISLDQVVHLSVGALHRTRSSSLTFTHMLHSRYDSKEDLNAYSAHPAHVSVVTEFVKPIAEDIMAVDWIGSDLSGPVALPPGSAMRVTFLKVKQGLGDKESDEVLGVIGGIKDKFPVIDQISFGKNFSPDRAKGYSIASLAVFPGLSELDGLNSEAAELEKEKARDMLESVLVLDYVIPPQPQSASL, encoded by the coding sequence ATGGGCTTTAGTCACAAGTCCTCAACCAGTCCAATAACTAACATCGCCGTCACACTAAAACGACCACACCTAAAGCTCACTGCCCTTAGACCAACCAAAGCAAGCATGATTTGTGTGCGATCCTGCACACGCTTACATTTCTTATCTCCATCAAAACTCGACTCCTTTTCTCCCATTTCCCGAAACTTCAACTTCAATCACCTCCGTAGCTCATCCTCACCGTCCATTTCTCCGATCAAGATGTCAACCAAGTCACAAATCATCGAACACATAGTCCTCCTCAAAGTCAAACCCGACACTGATCTATCAAAAATCGCTTCCATGATCAACGGTCTCAATTCTCTAATTTCACTTGATCAAGTTGTCCATTTATCCGTTGGTGCACTGCACCGCACCAGATCCTCGTCTCTCACTTTCACTCACATGCTTCACAGTCGTTATGATTCCAAAGAAGATCTTAACGCTTATTCTGCGCACCCGGCGCATGTTAGTGTTGTTACCGAGTTTGTTAAACCTATTGCTGAGGATATCATGGCAGTGGATTGGATTGGGAGTGATTTGAGTGGACCGGTGGCTTTGCCGCCCGGTTCGGCTATGAGAGTGACGTTTTTGAAAGTGAAGCAAGGTTTGGGTGATAAAGAAAGTGATGAAGTTTTGGGAGTGATTGGAGGGATAAAAGATAAGTTTCCGGTTATTGATCAGATTAGTTTTGGTAAAAACTTTTCGCCTGATAGAGCGAAAGGCTATTCGATTGCTTCGTTGGCTGTGTTTCCTGGTTTGAGTGAATTGGATGGATTGAATTCGGAGGCAGCGGAGTTGGAGAAGGAGAAAGCTAGGGATATGTTGGAGAGTGTGTTGGTGCTTGATTATGTGATTCCGCCTCAGCCACAGTCTGCTAGTCTTTGA